A region from the Cyprinus carpio isolate SPL01 chromosome A8, ASM1834038v1, whole genome shotgun sequence genome encodes:
- the LOC109069586 gene encoding neurotensin receptor type 1-like yields MTLKEALWGLNLMTQLWTHRVLENRTQQSPLTSTDSPPLDDLDVNTDIFSKVLVTFIYTVLFAVGLIGNSMTLYISLQKRSIHLQSTVHYHLASLAVSDLLILVLCMPVELYNFIWIHHPWAFGEVVCRGYYFVRDGCSCATALNIVSLSVERYMALCHPFKAKSRMSRGRTRRLICALWCASLIVASPMLLTMGQIYVGEESICTTVASFNTAKTVLQVNALLSFVVPMLVITVMNGLIGHQLQRMTHHDCSAASDHSVTAETNRERSLHHGVKVLRGVVFAFVICWFPYHCRRLMYCYVTKWTNTLYDFYHYFYMMTNVLFYVSSVINPILYNLVSSNYRQVFFSTVTYFCYMHSKSQRTNESKRSLQLPQHLHSSLVTPRNSQQTLCPKVIMETMY; encoded by the exons ATGACGCTGAAAGAAGCTTTGTGGGGTCTGAATCTAATGACACAACTCTGGACTCATCGTGTTCTGGAGAACAGGACTCAGCAGTCCCCGCTCACCAGCACAGATTCTCCGCCGCTGGATGATTTGGATGTGAACACGGATATTTTTTCCAAAGTGCTTGTGACGTTCATTTACACTGTGCTGTTTGCAGTCGGCTTAATCGGTAACTCCATGACCCTGTACATATCTCTCCAGAAGAGATCCATACATCTCCAAAGCACCGTCCATTATCACCTCGCCAGTCTGGCGGTGTCCGACCTGCTGATTCTGGTGCTGTGTATGCCGGTGGAGCTGTACAACTTCATTTGGATTCATCACCCCTGGGCTTTCGGTGAAGTGGTCTGCAGGGGTTATTACTTTGTGCGGGACGGCTGTTCGTGCGCGACGGCGTTAAATATCGTGAGTCTGAGCGTGGAGCGCTACATGGCGCTATGCCACCCGTTCAAAGCCAAGAGTCGGATGTCCCGCGGACGCACCAGGAGACTCATCTGCGCGCTCTGGTGCGCGTCGCTTATTGTCGCCTCTCCGATGCTTCTGACGATGGGTCAAATTTATGTGGGTGAAGAAAGCATCTGTACCACCGTGGCCTCCTTCAACACCGCCAAAACAGTTCTACAG GTAAATGCCCTTCTCTCTTTTGTGGTGCCAATGCTGGTGATCACAGTGATGAATGGCCTGATTGGACATCAACTCCAGAGAATGACCCATCATGACTGTTCAGCAGCTTCAGATCACAGCGTCACAGCAGAGACAAACCGTGAGCGATCCTTACACCATGGTGTCAAAGTCCTAC GTGGGGTTGTATTTGCCTTTGTTATATGTTGGTTTCCTTATCATTGTCGTCGACTGATGTACTGCTATGTAACTAAGTGGACAAA tactCTTTACGATTTCTACCATTACTTTTACATGATGACAAATGTGCTTTTCTACGTGAGTTCTGTGATCAATCCCATCCTATACAATCTGGTCTCATCCAATTACCGCCAAGTCTTTTTCTCCACTGTGACTTACTTTTGCTACATGCACTCTAAAAGTCAAAGGACTAACGAGAGCAAGAGGAGCTTGCAGCTACCACAGCATCTTCATTCGTCCCTGGTCACACCCCGTAACAGCCAGCAGACCCTTTGTCCCAAGGTGATCATGGAGACTATGTACTGA